Proteins encoded within one genomic window of Aurantiacibacter spongiae:
- a CDS encoding glutathione S-transferase — protein MSVQLWYWPQIPGRGEFVRLFCEAGEIAYEDMAREQDADALVEHMHAMEGIRPFAPPYIVDGDICIGQTALILQYLSDKEGLGSGEMEVDLGLFQLQIDIADFVEEVHSTHHPVASGQYYADQMEAAYEKAHDFRANRIPKYLIHFDNAVASSGGLFVLGQQWTHVDTSLFHIMEGLDYAFPNYMKSMQGSWPHLEGVQAMVPEIEPLADYLASEHRIEFNENGIFRHYDELDEQ, from the coding sequence ATGAGCGTTCAGCTGTGGTACTGGCCGCAGATCCCCGGCCGCGGTGAATTCGTCCGCCTGTTCTGCGAGGCGGGCGAGATCGCGTATGAGGACATGGCGCGCGAACAGGACGCGGACGCGCTGGTCGAGCACATGCACGCGATGGAAGGCATCCGCCCGTTCGCCCCGCCCTATATCGTGGATGGCGACATCTGCATCGGCCAGACCGCGCTCATCCTGCAATACCTGTCCGACAAGGAAGGCCTGGGATCGGGCGAAATGGAGGTCGATCTCGGCCTGTTCCAGTTGCAGATCGATATCGCCGACTTCGTGGAAGAGGTGCATTCGACGCACCATCCCGTCGCTTCCGGCCAGTACTACGCCGACCAGATGGAAGCCGCATACGAAAAGGCGCACGATTTCCGCGCCAACCGCATTCCCAAATACCTCATCCATTTCGACAATGCCGTCGCATCGAGCGGCGGTCTATTCGTGCTGGGCCAGCAATGGACTCATGTCGACACCAGCCTGTTCCATATCATGGAAGGCCTCGACTACGCCTTTCCCAACTACATGAAGTCGATGCAGGGGAGCTGGCCGCACCTCGAAGGCGTGCAGGCGATGGTCCCCGAAATCGAGCCGCTCGCCGACTACCTTGCCTCCGAACACCGGATAGAGTTCAACGAGAACGGCATCTTCCGTCATTACGACGAGCTGGACGAGCAATAG
- a CDS encoding BolA family protein — MTGSVQTEIEDRLERAFSPTHMEVVNDTANHLGHAGDDGSGESHFTVIVESERFAGKSRLERQRMVNRALGDIPGQRVHALAIKARAPGEAA, encoded by the coding sequence ATGACAGGATCAGTACAGACAGAGATCGAGGATCGCCTGGAACGGGCGTTCAGTCCCACTCACATGGAGGTCGTGAACGACACCGCGAACCACCTCGGCCATGCGGGCGACGACGGCAGCGGGGAATCGCATTTCACGGTCATCGTGGAGAGTGAGCGCTTCGCCGGAAAAAGCCGGCTGGAGCGACAGCGCATGGTAAACCGCGCGCTCGGCGACATTCCCGGCCAGCGCGTCCATGCCCTCGCCATCAAGGCCCGCGCGCCGGGAGAAGCGGCATGA
- a CDS encoding J domain-containing protein, whose product MRRERFHGRFEDTGRECEHPLCDEPGEFRAPGTRGNSFDGPGEWRWFCLDHVREFNAGYDWFDGMSADEILAAQAPGAGWGNETRAFASTGADGMPRWTDFSDPLDAINERAEGIRRQAGGRHREYSRFTPRERDALNVMGLGPKADRSQLRRRYSELVRRYHPDRNGGDRSREGHLQRVVEAYQLLRRADAFA is encoded by the coding sequence ATGCGGCGCGAGCGATTTCACGGACGGTTCGAAGACACGGGGCGCGAATGCGAGCATCCGCTGTGCGACGAACCCGGAGAATTCCGCGCGCCCGGCACGCGCGGCAATTCCTTTGACGGTCCGGGTGAATGGCGCTGGTTCTGCCTCGACCATGTCCGCGAGTTCAACGCCGGATACGACTGGTTCGACGGAATGAGCGCCGACGAGATCCTCGCCGCGCAGGCTCCGGGCGCGGGATGGGGCAACGAGACGCGCGCCTTCGCCAGCACCGGTGCGGACGGAATGCCGCGCTGGACCGATTTTTCCGATCCGCTCGATGCGATCAACGAACGGGCGGAAGGCATAAGGCGGCAGGCCGGCGGGCGGCACCGAGAATACAGCCGCTTCACCCCGCGCGAACGCGATGCGCTCAACGTCATGGGGCTGGGGCCGAAAGCGGATCGTTCGCAATTGCGCCGCCGCTATTCGGAACTGGTGCGCCGCTATCACCCCGACCGCAATGGCGGGGATCGCAGCCGCGAAGGGCATTTGCAGCGCGTTGTCGAGGCCTACCAGCTGCTTCGCCGCGCGGACGCCTTCGCCTAG
- a CDS encoding oxygenase MpaB family protein has translation MAEPLPNPVDLLRGAVVGRVRATFNDTARGEAPVLPSDEAFFAKDTPIRMVHADVVSMMVGGMAALLLQMLHPHALRGVLDHSDFRADMHGRLRRTARFIAVTTYGHRDEAEKAIARVNRIHEYVTGTLPDGTPYSARDPRTLAWVHVTEATMFLEAWLTHVQPDMPMAEQDEYFRQFALVARKLGCDPVPETRGEARAIFRQMRSDLAAGPQAREVADLIVRQRPEGQFAAIQPFLADAAVELVPPFARTMLGLERPGLSAIPSRLVTRGLGSTLRWAFRQKPYRS, from the coding sequence ATGGCCGAACCGCTGCCCAACCCTGTCGATCTGCTTCGCGGTGCCGTCGTCGGGCGGGTGCGGGCGACCTTCAACGACACTGCCAGGGGGGAAGCCCCGGTTCTCCCGTCCGACGAGGCGTTCTTCGCGAAGGATACACCCATCCGCATGGTCCATGCCGACGTCGTCAGCATGATGGTCGGCGGCATGGCGGCGCTCTTGTTACAGATGCTTCATCCGCACGCGCTGCGCGGCGTGCTCGACCATTCGGATTTCCGCGCCGACATGCACGGCCGGTTGCGACGCACGGCGCGCTTCATCGCGGTGACGACCTACGGGCACCGGGACGAAGCGGAAAAGGCCATCGCCCGCGTGAATCGGATCCACGAATACGTGACGGGGACGCTGCCCGACGGCACGCCCTATTCGGCGCGCGACCCGCGAACGCTCGCCTGGGTCCACGTGACCGAGGCGACGATGTTTCTCGAAGCCTGGCTGACCCATGTTCAACCCGACATGCCGATGGCGGAACAGGACGAATATTTCCGTCAGTTCGCCCTCGTCGCACGCAAGCTGGGCTGCGATCCGGTGCCGGAAACCCGGGGCGAGGCGCGGGCGATCTTCCGGCAGATGCGTTCGGACCTGGCCGCCGGGCCGCAGGCGCGCGAAGTGGCCGACCTGATCGTGCGCCAGCGCCCCGAGGGGCAGTTCGCTGCCATTCAGCCCTTCCTCGCCGATGCGGCGGTGGAGCTGGTGCCGCCGTTTGCGCGCACGATGCTGGGGCTGGAGAGGCCCGGCCTGTCGGCCATCCCTTCCCGTCTGGTCACGCGTGGTCTGGGATCGACGCTGCGCTGGGCGTTCCGGCAGAAGCCCTACCGCTCCTAG
- a CDS encoding glutathione S-transferase family protein codes for MAKYTFFHNPMSRAQIASWAFHEAGVEPEIIHVEWEDKPAALLEANPMGKLPTIVHHHSDHDHVVTETAAVCHYLAEMEAPDLLPRAEEKAAYFRWLFFAAGPMEAAVTNRAMGWDVPPERTMMMGYGDYDRTIDALDDWLTAHPHVCGERFTMADVYVGSQVGWGLRFETIPQRDSFAAYERRLAERPAYRASMDGAQD; via the coding sequence ATGGCAAAATATACCTTCTTCCACAATCCGATGAGCCGCGCGCAGATCGCCAGTTGGGCTTTCCACGAGGCGGGCGTCGAACCCGAGATCATCCATGTCGAATGGGAAGACAAGCCCGCCGCGCTGCTGGAAGCGAACCCCATGGGCAAGCTGCCGACGATCGTCCACCATCACTCCGACCACGATCACGTCGTGACGGAAACGGCGGCGGTGTGCCATTACCTCGCCGAAATGGAAGCGCCCGACCTGCTGCCCCGGGCCGAGGAGAAGGCCGCGTATTTCCGCTGGCTGTTCTTTGCCGCCGGTCCGATGGAGGCGGCGGTGACGAACAGGGCGATGGGGTGGGACGTGCCGCCCGAGCGCACCATGATGATGGGGTACGGCGATTACGACCGTACTATCGACGCGCTCGACGACTGGCTGACCGCCCATCCCCATGTCTGCGGGGAGCGCTTCACCATGGCCGATGTCTATGTCGGCTCGCAGGTCGGCTGGGGCCTCCGGTTCGAAACGATCCCGCAGCGAGACTCGTTTGCCGCGTACGAGCGGCGGTTGGCGGAACGCCCGGCCTACCGGGCTTCGATGGACGGCGCGCAGGACTGA
- a CDS encoding VOC family protein: MAGKTGSLIRYELMTPDPDAAKTFYGAVVGWNIDTGATGDSAMDYRMICRSDGGDRMIGAVMNTPPSMPRLGWTYSFGVDDIDRAASAVNAGGGTVAHGPDEIPGGAFSAVCIDPHGATFGLVGPRLH, from the coding sequence ATGGCCGGCAAGACCGGCAGCCTCATCCGGTACGAACTGATGACCCCCGATCCCGACGCGGCGAAGACCTTCTACGGCGCGGTGGTCGGCTGGAACATCGACACCGGGGCAACCGGCGACAGCGCGATGGACTATCGCATGATTTGCCGCAGCGATGGCGGCGACCGGATGATCGGTGCTGTGATGAACACGCCCCCTTCAATGCCCCGGCTGGGCTGGACCTACTCCTTCGGCGTCGACGATATCGACCGCGCCGCATCGGCCGTGAACGCGGGCGGCGGCACCGTGGCGCACGGCCCGGACGAGATACCCGGGGGCGCATTCAGCGCAGTCTGCATCGATCCGCACGGCGCGACCTTCGGCCTTGTCGGCCCGCGCCTTCATTAG
- a CDS encoding glutathione S-transferase family protein → MAGPLVIHTLDWVPEGPRGYVRDLRLRWACEEAGRAYRIAGVGFEHRATNHLGDQPFGQVPFIEDGDVRMFESGACLLHIARDCDRLLPGDPQGRATAISWIFAALNSVEVVTMPWWFIGLSRPETNPLDDLVDQRLAAMERVLKDREWLAAGRFTAADLLMADVLRIPALRGRGDRPATRDYVARVTGRPAFARAHRDQLDHFAHAEKARSLNEGV, encoded by the coding sequence GTGGCCGGCCCCCTCGTCATCCATACGCTCGACTGGGTGCCCGAAGGCCCGCGCGGCTACGTACGCGACCTGCGGCTGCGCTGGGCATGCGAGGAGGCGGGGCGCGCTTACCGGATCGCGGGCGTCGGTTTCGAACACCGCGCGACCAATCACCTCGGCGACCAACCCTTCGGACAGGTGCCCTTCATCGAGGACGGCGACGTTCGCATGTTCGAGAGCGGCGCCTGCCTGCTGCATATCGCCCGGGACTGCGACCGCCTTCTGCCGGGTGACCCCCAGGGGCGGGCAACCGCGATCTCCTGGATCTTCGCGGCGCTCAATTCGGTGGAGGTCGTGACGATGCCCTGGTGGTTCATCGGCCTTTCCCGGCCGGAAACCAATCCGCTCGACGATCTCGTGGATCAGCGGCTCGCCGCGATGGAGCGCGTCCTGAAGGACAGGGAGTGGCTCGCCGCCGGTCGTTTTACCGCCGCCGACCTGCTCATGGCGGACGTGCTGCGCATCCCGGCTCTGCGAGGGCGAGGGGACAGGCCCGCGACCCGCGACTATGTTGCCCGCGTCACCGGCCGGCCGGCATTCGCACGGGCGCATCGCGATCAGCTCGATCATTTCGCCCACGCGGAGAAAGCGCGTTCGCTCAACGAGGGAGTTTGA
- a CDS encoding DUF1428 domain-containing protein yields MTYVSAFVTPVEDANRDEYLASARAAWPMFKDYGALAMMENWGVNVPEGKRTDLRRAVDLRDGESVVFSWVVWPDKATSDACEASMQTDERWQTLAMPFDGTRMIYGGFETIFSAEA; encoded by the coding sequence ATGACATATGTGAGCGCCTTCGTGACCCCTGTCGAGGACGCGAACAGGGACGAATATCTCGCCTCCGCCAGGGCCGCCTGGCCGATGTTCAAGGATTACGGTGCGCTCGCCATGATGGAGAACTGGGGCGTCAACGTGCCCGAGGGCAAGCGCACCGATCTGCGCCGCGCGGTCGATCTGCGAGACGGCGAGAGCGTCGTCTTCAGCTGGGTCGTCTGGCCCGACAAGGCAACCAGCGATGCCTGCGAAGCGAGCATGCAGACCGACGAACGCTGGCAGACACTCGCCATGCCGTTCGACGGGACACGCATGATCTATGGCGGGTTCGAGACAATCTTCTCGGCAGAAGCCTGA
- a CDS encoding VOC family protein yields the protein MPKSIFVNLPVCDLARSTAFYAALGFGKNPQFSNDQASAMVWSDTICVMLLTHEFYRTFTDKAIIDAATTSGVLLCVSFDSREAVDGFHAAARGAGGREPRPVEDRTIMYGGAIEDPDGHVWETVWMDASAMENAA from the coding sequence ATGCCGAAGTCGATCTTCGTGAACCTGCCCGTCTGTGACCTTGCCCGATCAACCGCGTTCTACGCCGCGCTGGGGTTCGGGAAGAACCCGCAATTCTCGAATGATCAGGCGTCGGCGATGGTCTGGTCCGACACGATCTGCGTCATGCTGCTCACGCATGAATTCTACCGCACGTTCACCGACAAGGCGATCATCGATGCCGCCACGACCAGCGGCGTGCTGCTGTGCGTCTCGTTCGACAGCCGCGAGGCGGTTGATGGCTTCCACGCCGCCGCCCGAGGAGCCGGCGGGCGCGAGCCGCGTCCGGTCGAGGATCGGACAATCATGTATGGCGGCGCGATCGAGGATCCGGACGGCCATGTCTGGGAAACCGTGTGGATGGACGCATCGGCGATGGAGAATGCGGCATGA
- a CDS encoding winged helix-turn-helix transcriptional regulator, producing MKLRKETANPDASAGALHGRWYRDACGTAFALEVIGERWSLLVVRELMLGALRFSDIRAGLPSISAKVLTERLAGLERAGVLRRRRLDPPVAVQVYELTEWGYLAEPLIQELGRWAARSPLHDPTLPLSPVAFMLSLRTMLDDHASLDCDIGFVIAGQTFRARLAGGDMPVTREPVDGAGAVFRAPDAALLAARFYGDVPPRALPGLVIEGDVDLAQRFVGLFALPPKAG from the coding sequence ATGAAGTTACGGAAGGAAACCGCAAATCCGGATGCGTCTGCCGGCGCACTGCACGGACGCTGGTACCGCGATGCATGCGGAACCGCTTTCGCCCTGGAAGTCATCGGCGAACGCTGGTCGCTTCTCGTGGTACGGGAACTGATGCTGGGCGCATTGCGCTTTTCCGACATTCGCGCCGGACTGCCCTCGATCAGCGCCAAGGTGCTGACCGAACGGCTTGCCGGTCTCGAGCGGGCGGGCGTGCTGCGGCGGCGCAGGCTCGATCCGCCCGTGGCGGTGCAGGTCTACGAGCTGACCGAATGGGGCTATCTCGCCGAACCGCTGATACAGGAACTGGGGCGGTGGGCGGCCCGCTCGCCGCTGCACGATCCGACCCTGCCGCTCTCGCCGGTCGCCTTCATGCTCTCGCTCAGGACGATGCTGGACGATCATGCATCGCTCGACTGCGATATCGGGTTCGTGATCGCCGGACAGACCTTCCGGGCGCGGCTGGCGGGGGGCGACATGCCGGTGACGCGCGAACCGGTCGACGGCGCCGGCGCGGTGTTCCGCGCGCCCGACGCCGCGCTGCTGGCGGCCCGCTTCTATGGCGACGTTCCGCCGCGCGCATTGCCTGGTCTCGTCATCGAGGGCGACGTTGATCTCGCGCAACGTTTCGTCGGCCTGTTCGCCCTTCCGCCTAAGGCCGGATGA
- the cobS gene encoding cobaltochelatase subunit CobS — protein MNDMTSTEKGGTAMAAPDTTLDVRETFGIDIDMTVPAFSKADERVPDTDEAYVFDPDTTLAILAGFAHNRRVMVQGYHGTGKSTHIEQVAARLNWPTIRINLDAHISRIDLVGRDAIVLRDGLQVTEFREGLLPWALQHPVALVFDEYDAGRPDVMFVIQRVLEQAGKLTLLDQNRVIRPDPHFRLFATANTVGLGDTSGLYHGTQAINQGQMDRWNIVVGLNYLPAETERTIVGAKTTLDDKLVADMIRVADMSRQGFMNGDISTVMSPRTVITWAQNTEILGDAGFAFRLSFLNKCDEAERMLVAEYYQRVFGAELPESVVSRA, from the coding sequence ATGAACGACATGACCAGCACCGAAAAAGGCGGCACCGCGATGGCCGCGCCCGACACCACGCTCGACGTGCGCGAGACGTTCGGGATCGACATCGACATGACAGTCCCGGCGTTCAGCAAGGCGGACGAGCGGGTGCCCGATACCGACGAGGCCTACGTCTTCGATCCGGATACCACGCTCGCGATACTCGCCGGCTTCGCGCACAATCGCCGGGTGATGGTGCAGGGTTATCACGGCACCGGCAAATCCACGCATATCGAGCAGGTGGCGGCGCGGCTCAACTGGCCGACGATCCGCATCAACCTGGACGCGCATATCAGCCGGATCGACCTGGTCGGGCGCGATGCCATCGTGCTGCGCGACGGGTTGCAGGTGACGGAGTTCCGCGAAGGTCTGCTGCCCTGGGCGTTGCAGCATCCGGTGGCGCTGGTTTTCGACGAATACGATGCCGGCCGGCCCGACGTGATGTTCGTCATCCAGCGCGTGCTGGAACAGGCGGGCAAGCTGACCCTGCTGGATCAGAACCGGGTGATCCGCCCCGATCCGCATTTCCGCCTGTTCGCGACGGCCAATACGGTCGGCCTGGGCGATACCAGCGGCCTTTACCACGGCACGCAGGCGATCAACCAGGGGCAGATGGACCGCTGGAACATCGTCGTCGGCCTCAACTACCTCCCGGCGGAGACGGAGCGTACCATAGTCGGCGCCAAGACCACGCTGGACGACAAGCTGGTTGCCGACATGATCCGCGTTGCCGACATGTCGCGGCAGGGCTTCATGAACGGCGACATCTCCACCGTGATGAGCCCGCGCACGGTCATCACCTGGGCGCAGAACACGGAGATCCTGGGCGACGCCGGCTTTGCCTTCCGCCTGTCCTTCCTCAACAAGTGCGACGAGGCGGAGCGGATGCTGGTGGCCGAATATTATCAGCGCGTGTTCGGTGCCGAACTGCCCGAAAGCGTCGTCTCGCGCGCCTGA
- a CDS encoding transglycosylase domain-containing protein: MWRNPFRSRRDEGDDWQDRWDKRYGGPAWDRNSALEDAPWTPLHDLDRADTGYGTRDDFRGSTGTPPDAPPPAAGWKRYLPRRLRNRGWLWWISRIVAALIALFIALVAYLAITAPLNKSLQPIAPPQITLLAADGTPIARNGAVVDAPVKVADLPDHVIEPFLAIEDRRFYSHWGVDPRGIARAAFTGTGGGSTITQQLAKFTFLSPERTLTRKAREALIAFWLEAWLTKDEILERYLSNAYFGDNMYGLRAASLHYFYRKPENLKPEQAAMLAGLLQAPSRLAPTTNPEGAAERMALVKGAMVDAGYITQAEADAMPVPRTDVRETNDIPTGTYFADWALPEARKLSEVGYSRQTLTTTLDATLQNAARRATENASLGGAQVALVAMRTNGEVVAMIGGKDYAKSAFNRATQARRQPGSTFKLFVYLAALRNGWSPDDRISNQPFTEGSYRPENHDGTYSESLTLREAFARSSNVAAVRLFNAVGSEAVIETAHDLGVTAPLPQGDPSMALGTSGMSLLELTAAYAGVAGNAFPVEPHAFPQAEPGWFDWVWDGRDLLGSRTRDAMQDLLSTAVNEGTGRAASLNVANYGKTGTTQDNRDALFVGYAGDLVVGVWVGNDDNSPLAGNSGGGAPARIWRDFMRAAIGASAAPSPATPTPRPNPSGPVQPLDVPEVQDIPLGDGTRLIIRDGEATIVSDVDGVPVEAGVRDGSFSLDVDEQELRRRAAERAREARDAARQRQQEERQRYEEYLDRQARQFEEAEPAG; this comes from the coding sequence ATGTGGCGCAACCCTTTCCGTTCCCGCCGAGACGAGGGGGATGACTGGCAGGACCGGTGGGACAAGCGCTATGGCGGCCCCGCCTGGGATCGGAATTCCGCGCTGGAGGATGCGCCCTGGACGCCGCTCCACGACCTCGACCGGGCCGATACCGGATACGGCACCCGTGACGATTTTCGGGGGAGCACCGGGACGCCCCCCGATGCTCCCCCGCCGGCCGCCGGCTGGAAACGCTACCTTCCCCGCCGACTGCGCAACCGCGGATGGCTGTGGTGGATCAGCCGGATCGTCGCCGCGCTGATCGCGCTGTTCATCGCGCTGGTGGCCTATCTCGCCATAACCGCGCCGCTCAACAAGTCGCTGCAACCCATCGCGCCGCCCCAGATCACGCTGCTCGCAGCCGACGGCACGCCGATCGCTCGCAACGGCGCGGTGGTCGATGCGCCGGTGAAGGTCGCCGATCTTCCCGACCACGTGATCGAGCCCTTCCTCGCCATCGAGGACCGCCGCTTCTACAGCCATTGGGGTGTCGATCCGCGCGGCATCGCGCGTGCCGCCTTCACCGGAACCGGCGGGGGCAGCACGATCACGCAGCAACTTGCCAAGTTCACCTTCCTCAGCCCCGAACGCACGTTGACGCGCAAGGCCCGCGAGGCGCTGATCGCCTTCTGGCTGGAAGCGTGGCTGACGAAGGACGAGATACTCGAGCGCTATCTCTCCAACGCCTATTTCGGCGACAACATGTATGGCCTGCGCGCGGCAAGCCTGCATTACTTCTACCGCAAGCCCGAAAACCTGAAGCCCGAACAGGCGGCGATGCTGGCGGGGTTGTTGCAGGCGCCCAGCCGGCTCGCCCCGACGACCAATCCCGAAGGCGCTGCGGAACGCATGGCGCTGGTCAAGGGGGCCATGGTCGATGCAGGCTACATCACGCAGGCCGAGGCCGACGCGATGCCGGTCCCCAGGACGGACGTGCGCGAGACGAACGACATCCCCACCGGCACCTATTTCGCCGACTGGGCGCTACCCGAGGCACGCAAGCTGAGCGAGGTCGGCTATTCGCGCCAGACCCTGACGACGACGCTCGATGCGACACTCCAGAACGCGGCGCGCCGGGCGACCGAGAACGCCAGCCTCGGCGGCGCGCAGGTGGCGCTGGTCGCGATGCGCACCAATGGCGAGGTCGTGGCCATGATCGGGGGGAAGGATTACGCGAAAAGCGCCTTCAACCGCGCCACGCAGGCCCGGCGGCAACCGGGCTCGACCTTCAAGCTGTTCGTCTATCTCGCCGCGCTGAGGAACGGTTGGTCGCCTGACGATCGCATATCGAACCAACCGTTCACCGAAGGCTCCTACCGGCCGGAGAACCACGACGGGACATATTCGGAATCGCTGACCCTGCGCGAAGCCTTCGCCAGGTCCAGCAACGTCGCGGCGGTGCGCCTGTTCAACGCGGTCGGCAGCGAGGCGGTGATAGAGACGGCGCACGATCTGGGCGTAACCGCGCCGCTGCCCCAGGGCGATCCCAGCATGGCGCTGGGCACGTCGGGCATGAGCCTGCTGGAGCTGACCGCCGCCTATGCCGGGGTCGCGGGAAACGCCTTCCCGGTGGAACCGCACGCCTTTCCGCAAGCAGAGCCGGGCTGGTTCGACTGGGTATGGGACGGCAGGGATTTGCTCGGCAGCCGCACGCGGGACGCCATGCAGGATCTGCTCTCGACCGCCGTGAACGAGGGAACGGGACGCGCCGCATCTCTCAACGTCGCCAATTACGGCAAGACCGGCACCACGCAGGACAATCGCGACGCGCTGTTCGTCGGCTATGCCGGCGATCTGGTGGTGGGCGTATGGGTCGGCAACGACGACAATTCCCCGCTCGCCGGCAATTCGGGCGGCGGCGCACCGGCGCGCATCTGGCGCGACTTCATGCGCGCCGCCATCGGGGCCAGCGCCGCGCCTTCGCCCGCCACGCCAACGCCGCGCCCGAACCCGAGCGGTCCGGTCCAGCCGCTCGACGTGCCGGAAGTGCAGGACATCCCGCTGGGCGACGGAACCCGCCTCATCATCCGCGACGGAGAGGCGACGATCGTCTCCGACGTCGATGGCGTACCGGTGGAGGCGGGCGTTCGCGACGGCAGCTTCTCGCTCGACGTGGACGAGCAGGAGCTGCGCCGCCGCGCTGCCGAGAGGGCACGCGAGGCGCGCGATGCGGCCCGCCAGCGCCAGCAGGAGGAACGGCAGCGTTACGAGGAGTATCTCGACCGCCAGGCGCGGCAGTTCGAGGAAGCCGAGCCGGCGGGCTGA
- a CDS encoding alcohol dehydrogenase catalytic domain-containing protein — translation MTTTGRQLVSTMNADNTMTLELVEREFPEPKGNQVLVRMEAAPINPSDLFLMTTGADLENADYSAGKVVMPVAPQVAKGQSARHGKPQKVGNEGAGEVIAAGDGEMAQALMGQRVACVPGHSFGDYALADATMCLPLGDHSSREGAASFVNPMTALAFVETARAEGHDAIIHAAAASNLGQMLNRICQEDDMGLVNIVRRPEQADLLREQGAGHVVLSSAGNYEKQLADAIRATGAYLGFDPVGGGTTTDTCLRAMERVAASRMEEFNRYGSDQQKKMYIYGRLELAPTVLTPSYGFAWTVSGFLLTPFLAKAGPETLMRMRKRVLDGLTTTFASEFKTRVDLDEMLTKDAMMDYARMATGEKYLVTPA, via the coding sequence ATGACCACCACCGGCCGCCAGCTCGTCTCGACCATGAATGCCGACAACACCATGACGCTCGAACTGGTGGAGCGGGAGTTTCCCGAACCGAAAGGCAATCAGGTGCTCGTCCGGATGGAGGCCGCCCCGATCAATCCGTCCGACCTGTTCCTGATGACGACGGGGGCGGACCTGGAAAACGCCGACTACTCGGCCGGAAAGGTCGTGATGCCGGTCGCGCCGCAGGTGGCGAAAGGCCAGTCCGCGCGCCACGGCAAGCCGCAGAAGGTCGGCAACGAGGGTGCCGGCGAGGTCATCGCGGCGGGCGATGGCGAGATGGCGCAAGCGCTGATGGGGCAGCGCGTCGCCTGCGTTCCCGGACACTCCTTCGGCGACTATGCGCTGGCCGATGCGACCATGTGCCTGCCGCTCGGCGACCATTCCTCGCGCGAGGGCGCGGCGAGCTTCGTCAACCCGATGACCGCCCTCGCCTTCGTCGAGACCGCGCGGGCCGAGGGGCACGATGCCATCATCCACGCCGCCGCCGCGTCCAATCTGGGCCAGATGCTCAACCGCATCTGCCAGGAGGACGACATGGGGCTCGTCAACATCGTGCGGCGGCCGGAACAGGCGGATCTGCTGCGCGAACAGGGCGCCGGCCACGTCGTCCTGAGCAGCGCCGGGAATTACGAAAAGCAGCTCGCCGACGCGATCCGGGCGACCGGTGCCTATCTCGGTTTCGATCCGGTCGGCGGCGGCACCACCACCGATACGTGCCTGCGCGCGATGGAGCGCGTGGCGGCAAGCCGGATGGAGGAATTCAACCGCTACGGCTCCGACCAGCAGAAGAAGATGTACATCTACGGCCGGCTGGAACTGGCACCGACCGTGCTCACGCCCAGCTACGGCTTCGCCTGGACCGTGTCGGGCTTCCTGCTCACCCCGTTCCTGGCCAAGGCGGGGCCGGAAACGCTGATGCGGATGCGCAAGCGGGTGCTGGACGGGCTGACCACCACCTTCGCCAGCGAATTCAAGACCCGGGTCGACCTCGACGAGATGCTGACGAAGGACGCGATGATGGACTACGCCCGCATGGCCACGGGAGAGAAATACCTGGTGACGCCGGCATGA